From the genome of Caldisalinibacter kiritimatiensis:
GCCTTCGGGCATCTTTAATATTTTTTTGATAGTTTTGCCTACTTAAATTTTACTCTAAGTGTTTTTATGATAATTACAAGTTCTTGAATAACTACTACTCTACTTCAATCACTAACGGCATATGGTCACTATAATCATTCCATTCTTTATATTTTCCAACTTTAAAGTCTACTGTTTGAATTAAATTTGACATAAAAACATAATCTGTATGATAAAGTTTATCTCTTTTTCTATACATATAAAAAGTAGGAATACTTTCTTCACCAAATTTTTGATTAAATTCATTATGATAAATACTTTCTATATTAAACAGTTTAACCTTTTCAACAACTTCCGTTATACTTCCTTTTAATCTTCTACTGCTTTTATCCCAAATTTTATTCCAATTAAAATCACCCGCTATAATAACCTTTCGATTTAAGATGTTGGTTTTAATTAACTCATTTACTAATTTACTAACTTGACCTATATATCTTTGTTCAGAATTTTCAATATCATTCATTGCCCAAATATTTATTAATAAGAGCTTATTATTTACTTCACAAATTTGAAAATACTTAACATCTAAATTTATTTGTAATTCTTTTAAAATAAATCCTTTTTTACTAAATATACCAATGCCTTTGTTAACATTATCTCCCTTCCAGATTTTATTTTCAAACATACTATGATATTTATCGGATATTTCACATTCTTGTATTAATACTATATCAGGATCATAAGTTTCTATTAGTTTTTGTTGTTTTTTCCTAAAAGCCATGTTACAGTTCCAACTAACTATTCTCATAAAAATACCTCAATTCAATTTAATAAAATATATTTCTTAACTTTAGATAATAATATCATTTATTATATAAACTCGTATAATCTGCTCTAATAACGTTATATTTCCTACTGTCCAGACTTAGATAATTTATTTCACTGACTTTAATACTTGAAGTTCTTATTTATCCACTTTTATCTTTTTCAATTTTAAACATTGTTTCATTAATGTATTTGTCCATTTTATATCCCAGCTTTCTTTATATCCTTGTTCCTTTGCCCATGTTAGAAATCCTTCATAATCTTCATGGTTAGGATCGTTTATCACTTCTAAAAACTCTTCATACCCACCTATCCCTCCCACATCTTCAGGTGGACATGCACCTTCCCCTTCAATGCAAATTGGATAACCAAATTCATACAAATGATAATACATCCAACCCATTGAAAATTGGATTACTTTTATTGTACTCCTAAAAATTTAGTACAATCCACAGGACATTTAATATAATCTTCCTCCTCAAATCCAACTCCGTAACAATAGAAGTCATGTTCTCTTCCAATTCTCATAACTGTTATTCTTCTACTTCCACTACGTGTAGTATTATCTAAACATTTCATAGCATCTTCATAACTTAATACTGCCATATATGTTTGGTTTAAATCATCATTTGTACATACAAGACATATTAAGTTTTCCTTATCTTCTTTTTCAAATACACAGTGAAAATATATACTAAAAAACTCATACACAATCGTGCATGAGCAAGTTTATATAGTGATTCCCTTTCTAATTAGAAACTGTTGTGCTTTCGGCAGAATACCATTATCTAGCAAGTGGCAATTATCTCTATAAAATTCAGTACAAAACCGTTTAATAGAAGTATCAATATTTTCTACAGGTTTACATGTTTGTATATCAAATCTTTCACCATTATATATAACTTCTATATATCTATTATAATTAAGACCATTTTTCAACAATAAATCAAATAAAACTTTTCCTCTATAATTTAACTTTTTAAGCTCTTTCTCTATTGCTTCTCTTTCATCAAATGGGTTGATATAACTAGTAGACATTATGACATACTCATAAATGTTACTACATGTCTTTTTTATTACATAGTAATTCATTTTTATCAACCCTCCTCTCCAATAATATTATTGGTTAATGCTATTATATGTTCTATCTATTAATTCGATTACTTCGTAAATAATATTTAATGCATCTTCTTTTCTAGTCAACACTGTAGTTGTACATAAAATCTGGTCTGTATGAAATAAACTATGTCTATTTTTATTAAAATAATTATAACACTCTTCAAGTGCAGCACAAGTTTTAGGACAATTAATCGAAACAATACTTTTATTTAGCCTGTACTTAAACTTATTTGTTCCATTAGTAATAAAATAAGGTGTTCTTTTACCATTTACTATTTTTGCAAATCCTAATTTATTCTCAACCCTTATTTCATTATTGCCAAATAATATTTTTATATACCCTTCTAATGCCTTTAAAGCTGGAAATACATAACTAGAATACTCTTTCACCGGGATTTGTAATTTACTAAATACAAGAGAATCATATAAAAAGTCAAGTATGGTTGGGTGTAATTTATGATATGAATTTGGAAGCAACTCCTTCAGTTCATTTTCTATATTCTCTTTATCTATATTTAACTTCTTACTGTATTGTTCTTTAATATTTTGTGAATTTACTAATCCTTCTAATAAATTCTTTACTTCTATATAAAGTTTCATAATCTTTCCTTGATATAATAGCTTATCAGTAGTTTCATAATATGTCAACGTTATTTTATCTCCAATATTGCTATTGAATTGATACAATGTACCATATCCGTTATTTACTGTCTCATTTTTTACTAATTCTACACCTTTAATGCTATTCAAATATTCAATTAAAAATTCAACTTTTTCTTTATTAATATTAGTACTAAAACTAACTGACGTTACATCAGTAAATTCACATTGTGTTTTAATAAATTCACATAACTTTAATGAATTATTATATGCTTCACCTGAACCTATAGGTTGTAAACTGGTTTTGTTATCATTTCTGAAATAAAAATCTGTTG
Proteins encoded in this window:
- a CDS encoding endonuclease/exonuclease/phosphatase family protein; translation: MRIVSWNCNMAFRKKQQKLIETYDPDIVLIQECEISDKYHSMFENKIWKGDNVNKGIGIFSKKGFILKELQINLDVKYFQICEVNNKLLLINIWAMNDIENSEQRYIGQVSKLVNELIKTNILNRKVIIAGDFNWNKIWDKSSRRLKGSITEVVEKVKLFNIESIYHNEFNQKFGEESIPTFYMYRKRDKLYHTDYVFMSNLIQTVDFKVGKYKEWNDYSDHMPLVIEVE
- a CDS encoding plasmid pRiA4b ORF-3 family protein produces the protein MYEFGYPICIEGEGACPPEDVGGIGGYEEFLEVINDPNHEDYEGFLTWAKEQGYKESWDIKWTNTLMKQCLKLKKIKVDK
- a CDS encoding type II toxin-antitoxin system RnlB family antitoxin, encoding MNYYVIKKTCSNIYEYVIMSTSYINPFDEREAIEKELKKLNYRGKVLFDLLLKNGLNYNRYIEVIYNGERFDIQTCKPVENIDTSIKRFCTEFYRDNCHLLDNGILPKAQQFLIRKGITI
- a CDS encoding type II toxin-antitoxin system RnlA family toxin — protein: MTKKRFKKLSLDKSKINDIIIEFCQINFNQFKLKEKKEINTATGQTRYYIEGDGIEFTTDFYFRNDNKTSLQPIGSGEAYNNSLKLCEFIKTQCEFTDVTSVSFSTNINKEKVEFLIEYLNSIKGVELVKNETVNNGYGTLYQFNSNIGDKITLTYYETTDKLLYQGKIMKLYIEVKNLLEGLVNSQNIKEQYSKKLNIDKENIENELKELLPNSYHKLHPTILDFLYDSLVFSKLQIPVKEYSSYVFPALKALEGYIKILFGNNEIRVENKLGFAKIVNGKRTPYFITNGTNKFKYRLNKSIVSINCPKTCAALEECYNYFNKNRHSLFHTDQILCTTTVLTRKEDALNIIYEVIELIDRTYNSINQ